A part of Emys orbicularis isolate rEmyOrb1 chromosome 13, rEmyOrb1.hap1, whole genome shotgun sequence genomic DNA contains:
- the LOC135888357 gene encoding alpha-N-acetylgalactosaminide alpha-2,6-sialyltransferase 2-like, with translation MIRLRSWALRWALLGAATLVLLYQARTRYSRGSSPSFSYRDPLGARQPGAGAMTAQAPVTPLGSRAPSATLQPFLGDLYGRDETYRSSRCPSGIRKRIASTKFSSVFLEAIPVLQWARHARLAEYRRLQSYGGAHGWQEVGWPVVRDALTRLNTSANGRMFDARPGAAAGVSPCVRCAVVGNSGILNGSWAGAAIDRHDYVFRVNGALTKGFERDVGHRTSFYVFSTNTMMNSLHNYASDGFRQPPQTLETKYIFLPDHDRDYLLLRAALTHRPVDRGPDEGARPERYFGKDLRAEKFKMFHPDFIRYVRNRFLRSGILDTPQRRLYRPSTGAVMLLAALHTCDEVSAYGFITPDYQAYSDHYFDLTHKALVFYANHDLQLEMSLWQELHQSRLLTLHMRG, from the exons ATGATCCGCCTGCGAAGCTGGGCTCtgcgctgggctctgctgggtgctGCGACCCTGGTGCTTCTGTACCAAGCCAGGACCCGCTACAGCCGCGGGAGCTCCCCAAGCTTTTCCTACAG GGATCCTCTCGGAGCTCGCCAGCCCGGAGCCGGAGCCATGACAGCGCAGGCACCGGTGACCCCGCTGGGCAGTAGGGCCCCCAGCGCCACGCTGCAGCCGTTCTTGGGGGACCTGTATGGCCGGGACGAGACGTACCGGAGCTCG AGGTGCCCCAGTGGCATCAGGAAGAGGATTGCAAGCACCAAGTTCAGCAGCGTCTTCCTGGAGGCCATCCCGGTGCTGCAGTGGGCCCGGCATGCCCGGCTGGCTGAGTATCGACGCCTGCAGAGCTACGGGGGGGCCCACGGCTGGCAGGAGGTCGGCTGGCCCG TTGTGAGGGACGCGCTGACCCGTCTCAACACGTCGGCCAACGGGCGCATGTTCGACGCCCGCCCCGGAGCTGCTGCGGGCGTCTCCCCCTGCGTCCGCTGCGCCGTGGTGGGCAACAGTGGCATCCTGAACGGCTCCTGGGCAGGGGCTGCGATCGACCGGCACGACTACGTCTTCAG GGTCAACGGGGCCCTCACCAAGGGCTTCGAAAGAGACGTGGGCCACAGGACCTCCTTCTACGTCTTCTCCACTAACACCATGATGAACTCGCTGCATAACTACGCCAGCGACGGCTTCCGCCAGCCACCCCAGACTCTG GAAACCAAGTACATCTTCCTCCCGGACCACGACCGAGATTACCTGCTGCTCCGGGCGGCCCTGACCCACCGCCCTGTCGACAGAGGCCCAGATGAGGGTGCTCG GCCGGAGCGATACTTCGGGAAAGACCTGCGGGCGGAGAAGTTTAAGATGTTTCACCCGGATTTTATCCGCTACGTCAGGAACCG GTTCCTTCGCTCCGGCATTTTGGACACCCCGCAGCGGAGGCTGTACCGTCCCTCCACCGGGGCAGTGATGCTGTTGGCTGCCCTCCACACCTGCGATGAG gtGAGCGCTTACGGGTTCATCACCCCCGACTACCAGGCCTACTCCGATCACTACTTCGACCTGACGCACAAGGCCCTGGTGTTCTACGCCAACCACGACCTGCAGCTGGAGATGAGCCTGTGGCAGGAACTGCACCAGAGCCGGCTCCTCACGCTGCACATGAGAGGCTAA
- the PVALEF gene encoding parvalbumin-like EF-hand-containing protein: MEEDFSCQVKKMALALGTSLTDKDIDLLPSEMRHHAAFNYSKFFEYMRKFQTSSEQQEQLRKAFQLLDKDNSGFIEWNEIKYILSTVPSTMPAMPLSDEEAEAIIQAADADGDGRIDFQEFSDLVTKEKVPKKK; the protein is encoded by the exons ATGGAGGAGGATTTTTCCTGCCAAGTCAAGAAGATGGCGCTGGCCTTGGGAACGTCTCTGACGGACAAGGATATTGACCTGCTGCCCTCGGAGATGAGACATCACG CTGCCTTCAACTACAGCAAGTTCTTCGAGTACATGCGGAAGTTCCAGACGTCGAGCGAGCAGCAGGAGCAGTTGCGCAAAGCTTTCCAGCTCCTGGACAAGGACAACAGCGGCTTCATCGAGTGGAACGAGATCAA GTACATCCTGTCCACCGTGCCCAGCACCATGCCTGCGATGCCCTTGTCAGACGAGGAGGCTGAAGCTATAATCCAAGCGGCTGATGCAGATGGGGATGGGAGGATTGATTTCCAAG AGTTCTCCGACCTGGTCACAAAGGAGAAGGTCCCCAAGAAGAAGTAA